A window from Ignavibacteriota bacterium encodes these proteins:
- a CDS encoding segregation/condensation protein A, with amino-acid sequence MYKIKLNTFEGPLDLLLFFIRRDELDIYDIPISRITKEFIEYLGLLEKLDLEIAGDFLLMAATLMQIKVRMLLPKEIDAKGEEIDPRMDLVNALIEYKRYKEMSEEFSFLEANHRKVSYRGNFENDEIEHQGEIETLLKNVTIYDLIKAFQSALMEKPKPVLHEVKKLNVTIDEQIDFILSKIAEFGKVHFIALVKEMHEKIRIVVTFIALLELVKMGRIGLNESPKFNDFEIYALSNG; translated from the coding sequence TTGTACAAAATTAAATTAAATACTTTTGAGGGACCGCTTGATCTTCTTTTATTTTTTATCCGAAGAGACGAACTGGATATTTATGATATTCCAATTTCAAGAATTACAAAAGAGTTTATTGAATATTTAGGATTATTAGAAAAGTTAGATTTAGAGATTGCCGGGGATTTTTTGTTAATGGCTGCAACGCTTATGCAGATTAAGGTTAGAATGCTTCTTCCAAAAGAAATTGATGCAAAAGGTGAAGAAATAGATCCAAGAATGGATTTAGTTAATGCATTGATAGAATATAAAAGATATAAAGAAATGTCTGAAGAATTTTCATTTCTTGAGGCAAATCATAGAAAAGTGTCATATCGTGGAAATTTTGAAAATGATGAAATTGAACATCAAGGTGAAATAGAAACTTTGCTAAAGAATGTTACAATTTATGATTTAATAAAAGCATTTCAATCTGCCCTGATGGAAAAACCTAAACCGGTTTTGCACGAAGTAAAAAAATTAAATGTAACTATTGATGAACAGATTGATTTTATTTTATCTAAAATTGCTGAATTTGGAAAAGTACATTTTATTGCTTTAGTTAAAGAAATGCATGAGAAAATTAGAATAGTTGTTACATTTATTGCGTTACTTGAATTAGTAAAAATGGGAAGAATTGGTTTGAATGAATCTCCAAAATTTAATGATTTTGAAATTTACGCATTGAGCAATGGATAA
- a CDS encoding rRNA pseudouridine synthase, producing the protein MITRLNKYLSECGIASRRKSDLLIQEGRVKVNCKIVFELGTKIDTEQDEVSIDGEKSKAQRKVYFLLNKPKGVITSTDDEKNRATVVDLVKTREKIFPVGRLDYNTTGLLILTNDGDFSNFITHPKNGIEREYEVKLDKPLTKEHREDLLKGIFIDYRKSKFVKISFPKDNNFSIVRVVTVEGRNHFVKKMFDHFEYNVKDLTRIRFGKLTLKNLQRGESRILTEKEINFLISK; encoded by the coding sequence ATGATAACACGATTGAATAAATATTTATCAGAATGCGGAATTGCATCTCGAAGAAAATCTGATTTGCTAATTCAAGAAGGAAGAGTAAAAGTAAACTGTAAAATTGTTTTTGAACTTGGGACCAAAATTGATACTGAGCAAGATGAAGTTTCGATTGATGGCGAAAAAAGTAAAGCTCAGCGAAAAGTTTATTTTTTGCTTAATAAGCCAAAAGGTGTAATTACTTCAACCGATGATGAAAAAAATAGAGCTACGGTTGTTGATTTAGTTAAAACCAGAGAAAAAATTTTCCCGGTTGGAAGATTAGATTATAATACAACCGGACTTTTAATTCTAACAAACGACGGTGATTTTTCCAATTTCATTACACACCCAAAAAATGGAATTGAAAGAGAATATGAAGTTAAACTTGATAAACCTTTAACTAAAGAGCACAGAGAAGACTTGCTAAAAGGAATTTTTATTGATTACAGAAAAAGTAAATTTGTGAAAATTTCTTTTCCAAAAGATAATAATTTTTCGATTGTCAGAGTTGTAACGGTTGAAGGGAGAAATCATTTTGTAAAAAAAATGTTTGATCATTTTGAATATAATGTAAAAGATTTAACCAGAATTAGATTCGGAAAACTTACATTGAAAAATCTGCAAAGAGGCGAAAGCCGAATTCTGACTGAAAAAGAAATAAATTTTTTAATTAGTAAATAA
- the ftsY gene encoding signal recognition particle-docking protein FtsY yields the protein MKLFKNLNFGKLKDGLTKTREKIFNSISETISGKAKIDDEVLDELEEILISSDIGMETAERIIESTRKSLKNEKERSEEKIIEILKNELILLLEEKSSKVTEYDLIEKFKPYVILIVGVNGAGKTTTIGKLAHNYKKAGLKVVIGSADTFRAAANEQLEIWANRAGVEIIQREHGSDPSSVAFDTLTSAKKSNADIVIIDTAGRLHTKTNLMEELKKIKRVLNKVLDFAPNDTFLVIDGNTGQNGLTQAQEFAKSTELTGLIVTKLDGTAKGGIIFQITAEQNIPVKYIGVGEGIEDLQTFDAKEFVNAIFG from the coding sequence ATGAAGTTGTTTAAAAATCTTAATTTTGGAAAACTTAAAGACGGATTAACCAAAACCAGAGAGAAAATATTTAATAGTATTTCTGAAACAATTAGCGGAAAAGCTAAAATTGATGATGAAGTTTTAGATGAACTTGAAGAAATTTTAATTTCAAGCGATATTGGAATGGAAACCGCCGAAAGAATTATTGAATCAACTCGAAAATCCTTAAAGAATGAAAAAGAAAGATCAGAAGAAAAAATTATTGAAATTCTTAAAAATGAATTGATTTTACTTCTTGAAGAAAAAAGTTCTAAAGTTACAGAATATGATCTTATTGAAAAATTTAAACCATACGTTATTTTAATTGTTGGAGTAAATGGTGCTGGCAAAACAACAACAATTGGAAAACTTGCGCATAATTATAAAAAAGCTGGATTGAAAGTCGTTATTGGTTCTGCAGATACTTTTAGAGCTGCGGCCAATGAACAATTGGAAATTTGGGCAAATAGAGCTGGAGTTGAAATTATTCAACGGGAGCATGGTTCCGATCCTTCTTCTGTTGCATTTGATACTTTAACTTCTGCAAAAAAAAGTAATGCAGATATTGTAATAATTGATACTGCCGGAAGATTGCATACAAAAACAAATTTAATGGAAGAATTAAAAAAAATTAAACGTGTTTTAAATAAAGTTTTAGATTTTGCACCAAATGATACATTTTTGGTAATAGATGGAAATACCGGTCAAAATGGTTTAACACAAGCTCAAGAATTTGCAAAATCAACAGAATTAACTGGACTGATTGTAACAAAACTTGATGGAACCGCAAAAGGCGGAATAATTTTTCAAATAACTGCTGAACAAAATATTCCCGTAAAATATATAGGAGTTGGAGAGGGAATTGAAGATCTTCAAACTTTTGATGCAAAAGAATTTGTGAATGCAATTTTTGGGTAA
- a CDS encoding CDP-alcohol phosphatidyltransferase family protein, with translation MKIQLNKIHTISNYISFLRLLLAIPIFYFISNINEISGSRIILVSIYLFAFLTDILDGYFARKFNEISELGKIIDPLADKILVIMIVFFLFYFNIISEFYFWLIVLRDLIIFTGGIFVSKKIGFVLPSNYLGKATVLSIGIYIIIVTLGYNSSHISHQIFYYLSIILSFLSVIIYALRGYKEIKKGKNEVV, from the coding sequence ATGAAAATTCAATTAAATAAAATTCATACAATTTCAAATTATATAAGTTTTTTAAGATTACTTCTCGCAATTCCAATTTTTTATTTCATCAGTAATATAAATGAAATTTCGGGATCACGAATTATTTTAGTTTCGATTTATTTATTTGCTTTTTTAACAGATATTCTTGATGGATATTTTGCACGAAAATTTAATGAAATTTCTGAGCTTGGTAAAATAATTGATCCTCTTGCAGATAAAATTCTGGTAATTATGATTGTGTTTTTTCTTTTTTACTTTAATATCATTTCAGAATTTTACTTTTGGTTAATTGTTTTGCGGGATTTAATTATCTTTACCGGCGGAATTTTTGTGAGTAAAAAAATCGGTTTTGTTTTACCTTCAAATTATTTAGGAAAAGCAACGGTTTTATCAATCGGAATTTATATTATAATTGTTACGCTGGGATATAATTCTTCGCACATTTCTCATCAAATTTTCTATTATTTATCAATTATTTTAAGTTTTCTCTCAGTAATTATTTATGCATTGAGAGGATATAAAGAAATTAAAAAGGGTAAAAATGAAGTTGTTTAA
- the mnmA gene encoding tRNA 2-thiouridine(34) synthase MnmA, producing the protein MSGGVDSSVAAALLKNQGFDVIGITMKTWGFMEVGGAPKHESGCCSLDAIFDAKSIATKFGFPHYTVDFTKAFEENVITDFVEEYLNGRTPNPCVICNRKIKWEELLTKADSLDAFYVATGHYAKVEYNNLTNRYCLKLGNDTNKDQTYALWGLTQKSLSRTLFPLSDFTKTEVRKIAEELGIKTANKPDSQEICFVSDNNYERFLRERVPDEMEKVEKGDLIFEGEKVGNHKGIPFYTVGQRKGLGIALGKPVYVKSINKENNIVELGNAEDLFKTNVIADQINYVSVDKLEIGNIVKAKIRYSDKGSLAKVVDANSDKIILEFLEPKRAITPGQSLAVYDEQGYLLAGGIISKE; encoded by the coding sequence ATGAGCGGCGGAGTTGATTCATCTGTTGCGGCAGCTTTACTAAAAAATCAAGGTTTTGATGTAATCGGAATTACAATGAAAACTTGGGGATTTATGGAAGTCGGTGGAGCACCAAAACATGAATCCGGCTGCTGCTCTTTAGATGCAATCTTTGATGCAAAAAGTATTGCCACAAAATTTGGATTTCCACATTATACTGTTGATTTTACAAAAGCTTTTGAGGAAAATGTAATTACAGATTTTGTCGAAGAATATTTAAATGGAAGAACTCCAAATCCATGTGTAATTTGCAACAGAAAAATTAAATGGGAAGAACTTTTAACAAAAGCAGATTCTTTAGATGCTTTTTATGTTGCAACCGGACATTATGCAAAAGTTGAATATAATAATTTAACAAATCGTTATTGCCTAAAATTAGGAAATGATACAAACAAAGATCAGACTTACGCACTTTGGGGTTTAACACAAAAAAGTTTAAGCAGAACATTATTTCCTTTAAGTGATTTTACAAAAACTGAAGTTCGTAAAATAGCTGAAGAATTAGGAATCAAAACTGCAAATAAACCGGATAGCCAAGAAATATGTTTTGTATCAGATAATAATTATGAAAGATTTTTACGTGAAAGAGTTCCAGATGAAATGGAAAAAGTTGAAAAAGGTGATTTAATTTTTGAAGGCGAAAAAGTTGGAAATCACAAAGGAATTCCTTTTTATACAGTTGGACAAAGAAAAGGTCTTGGAATTGCTTTAGGAAAACCGGTTTATGTTAAATCAATAAATAAAGAAAATAATATTGTTGAATTAGGAAATGCCGAAGATTTATTCAAAACAAATGTAATTGCAGATCAAATTAACTATGTAAGTGTTGATAAATTGGAAATTGGAAATATTGTGAAAGCTAAAATTAGATATTCCGATAAAGGTTCATTAGCAAAAGTTGTTGACGCAAATTCTGATAAAATTATTTTGGAATTTTTGGAACCAAAAAGAGCAATTACTCCTGGACAATCTTTAGCAGTTTATGACGAGCAAGGATATTTATTAGCTGGTGGCATTATTTCAAAAGAATAA
- the trpS gene encoding tryptophan--tRNA ligase gives MELVNTKRRILSGMRPTGKLHLGHYVGALENWVKLQNEYFSFHLIADLHVLTTQLETDQIYQNTIDMVIDWLAVGLDNEKAPFFRQSQIKEHNELFLIFSMLITKARLERNPTLKDQVRDLNIENIVFGHLGYPVLQSADILLYKGEAVPVGEDQVPNVEITREIARKFNNQYGFVFREPKPLLTKFSRLVGLDGEAKMSKSLGNTILLSDEPKEVINKLKKAKTDPQKLRKNDPGNPDVCLVFSYHKKFNESEINEIETGCRSGALGCVDCKLNCASMMNLFLEPILEKRKMFENNITKVEEIIFDGETRARKVAQDTMKEVRNAMHLG, from the coding sequence ATGGAATTGGTAAATACAAAAAGAAGAATTTTAAGTGGAATGCGCCCTACTGGTAAATTGCATCTTGGACATTATGTTGGTGCGTTAGAAAATTGGGTAAAACTTCAAAATGAATATTTTAGTTTTCACTTAATTGCTGATTTGCATGTTTTAACTACTCAACTTGAAACGGATCAAATTTATCAAAATACAATTGATATGGTAATTGATTGGCTTGCCGTTGGACTTGATAATGAAAAAGCTCCTTTTTTCCGTCAATCACAAATTAAAGAACACAATGAATTATTTTTAATATTTTCAATGTTAATAACTAAAGCCAGACTTGAGCGAAATCCAACTTTGAAAGATCAAGTTAGAGATTTAAATATTGAAAATATTGTATTTGGACATTTAGGTTATCCGGTTTTGCAATCTGCAGATATATTATTGTATAAAGGGGAAGCTGTTCCGGTTGGTGAAGATCAAGTTCCCAATGTTGAAATCACAAGAGAAATTGCACGTAAATTTAATAATCAGTACGGATTTGTTTTTAGAGAACCAAAACCATTGTTAACAAAATTTTCTAGATTGGTTGGTTTGGATGGCGAAGCAAAAATGAGCAAATCTCTCGGAAACACAATTCTTCTTTCTGATGAACCTAAAGAAGTAATTAATAAATTGAAAAAAGCAAAAACCGATCCGCAGAAATTAAGAAAAAATGATCCCGGAAATCCAGATGTTTGTTTGGTATTCAGTTATCACAAAAAATTTAATGAATCAGAAATTAATGAAATTGAAACCGGATGCAGAAGCGGAGCTTTAGGCTGTGTAGATTGTAAATTGAATTGCGCTTCAATGATGAATTTATTTTTAGAACCGATTCTTGAAAAAAGAAAAATGTTCGAAAATAATATTACCAAAGTTGAAGAAATAATTTTTGATGGCGAAACGAGAGCAAGAAAAGTTGCACAAGATACAATGAAAGAAGTAAGAAATGCAATGCATTTGGGATAA
- the scpB gene encoding SMC-Scp complex subunit ScpB: MDNIYKSIIESLIFASDDPIPPQEIIKAIKEIDGEDIEINISDVENSVNELNEKYNNEESSYRILKIAEGFVFATKPEYAKYVGFLSTEKSKRRLSQAALETLAIVAYKQPITKPEIETIRGVNSDYIINTLLEKNLITIKGRADSMGRPLLYATTDEFLKYFGLNRISDLPKPREIEEIVKDADFIEQKRKIMMNEIEENLEQEIIDSSGNDNTIE, encoded by the coding sequence ATGGATAACATTTATAAATCTATTATTGAATCACTAATTTTTGCTTCGGATGATCCAATTCCACCGCAAGAAATTATTAAAGCAATTAAGGAAATTGACGGTGAAGATATTGAAATAAATATTTCCGATGTTGAAAATTCCGTAAATGAGTTAAATGAAAAATATAATAATGAAGAATCATCATATCGAATACTAAAAATAGCAGAGGGTTTTGTATTTGCAACAAAACCGGAATATGCAAAATATGTTGGATTTCTTTCAACAGAAAAAAGTAAACGTAGATTAAGTCAAGCGGCGCTTGAAACTTTGGCAATTGTTGCATATAAACAGCCAATTACAAAACCGGAAATTGAAACAATTCGTGGCGTAAATTCTGATTATATTATTAATACGCTTTTAGAAAAAAATCTCATTACAATAAAAGGTAGAGCAGATTCAATGGGAAGACCTTTGTTGTATGCAACTACAGATGAATTTCTGAAATATTTTGGTTTGAATAGAATTTCGGATTTGCCAAAGCCGAGAGAAATTGAAGAAATAGTTAAAGATGCTGATTTTATTGAACAAAAAAGAAAAATTATGATGAATGAAATTGAAGAAAATTTGGAACAAGAGATAATAGACTCGAGTGGAAATGATAACACGATTGAATAA
- a CDS encoding cellulase family glycosylhydrolase — translation MKKYLIIYFVLFGQIIAQNPFTKGVNLSGWFQEDKATLIHFGKYTKQDFRNIKLLGCDVIRLPINLHFMTDGAPNYNLDPIFVQFLDSAVTWAEEININLILDNHTFDPAVSTNPNVGEILIPVWRQMAEHYKNRSKLIFYEILNEPNGISRTIWNSTQQNVINAIREIDSVHTIIVGGTSWNSYNELNYLPQYSDTNLIYTFHFYDPFLFSHQGANWTTPSMENLSNIPFPYSATEMPSLPNSLKGSWIETSYNSYKNEGTIQKVKSLIDIAANFKKNRNVTVYCGEFGIFMNNANNEDRIEWYKIVREYLEEKEIAWTSWDYQNGFGIFEKGTEELFNYDLNLALLEALGLNQIEQEELVIEPDSIGFEMYKDKFPNFTIINTYTTSGELNFYDNLNSHQGEFAIYWSNAKQYDFINFNFVPNKDLSQLVNNFYLHINVKCKSPGTQFDLRFIDTKKSDQNDHPWRRRFTVTESYIGAWDDSWHDLSIPLKNFVEHGSWDNNQWYVPIGAFDWKNVDNFDIVAEESSLLNKEIWFDNIYISDNPVGIKENKINSEFSLSQNYPNPFNPITTIKYSIPKNVKNEIPNVHLIIYDILGTEVKTLVNEKQIPGNYEIQFDGSKLSSGVYFYKIQAGTFSDIKKMMLIK, via the coding sequence TTGAAAAAATACCTAATTATTTATTTTGTTTTATTCGGTCAAATTATTGCTCAAAACCCATTTACCAAAGGAGTTAATCTTAGTGGATGGTTTCAAGAAGACAAAGCAACATTGATTCATTTTGGGAAATATACAAAACAAGATTTTAGAAATATTAAATTACTTGGTTGTGATGTAATCAGACTTCCAATTAATTTACACTTCATGACTGACGGAGCACCCAACTATAATTTAGATCCAATTTTCGTTCAATTTCTTGATAGTGCAGTAACTTGGGCGGAAGAAATAAATATTAATTTAATTTTAGATAATCATACTTTTGATCCGGCAGTAAGCACTAATCCAAATGTTGGAGAAATCTTAATTCCGGTTTGGCGACAAATGGCAGAGCATTATAAGAATAGATCAAAATTAATTTTTTACGAAATCTTAAATGAACCAAACGGAATTTCCAGAACTATTTGGAATTCAACTCAGCAAAATGTTATAAATGCAATTCGAGAAATTGATTCTGTACATACAATAATTGTTGGAGGCACAAGCTGGAATTCATACAATGAATTAAATTACCTTCCTCAATATTCGGATACAAATTTAATTTATACTTTTCACTTTTATGATCCATTTTTATTTTCGCATCAAGGAGCAAATTGGACAACTCCATCAATGGAAAATCTATCAAACATTCCTTTTCCATATTCTGCAACCGAAATGCCATCATTGCCAAATTCATTAAAAGGAAGTTGGATTGAAACTTCGTATAATTCCTATAAGAATGAGGGAACAATTCAAAAAGTTAAAAGCTTAATTGATATTGCAGCAAATTTTAAGAAGAACAGAAATGTCACCGTATATTGCGGTGAGTTCGGAATTTTTATGAATAATGCAAACAATGAAGATAGAATTGAATGGTATAAAATTGTTAGAGAATATTTAGAGGAAAAAGAAATTGCATGGACAAGCTGGGATTATCAAAATGGATTTGGAATTTTTGAAAAAGGTACAGAAGAACTTTTCAATTATGATTTAAATTTAGCTTTGCTTGAAGCATTAGGATTAAATCAAATTGAACAAGAGGAATTAGTTATTGAGCCCGATTCTATTGGGTTTGAAATGTACAAAGATAAATTTCCAAATTTTACGATAATCAATACATATACTACAAGTGGTGAATTGAATTTTTACGATAACTTAAATTCGCATCAAGGTGAATTTGCAATTTATTGGTCGAATGCAAAGCAATATGATTTTATAAACTTTAATTTTGTTCCAAATAAAGATTTATCGCAATTGGTAAATAATTTTTACTTGCACATTAATGTAAAATGTAAATCTCCCGGAACTCAATTTGATTTAAGATTTATCGATACGAAAAAATCCGATCAAAATGATCACCCTTGGAGACGAAGGTTTACAGTAACAGAAAGTTATATTGGTGCATGGGATGATTCATGGCACGATTTGTCAATCCCATTAAAAAATTTTGTTGAACATGGTTCGTGGGATAATAATCAATGGTATGTTCCAATTGGCGCATTTGATTGGAAGAATGTTGATAATTTCGATATTGTAGCTGAAGAATCAAGTTTATTAAATAAAGAAATTTGGTTTGATAATATTTACATTTCTGATAATCCAGTCGGAATTAAAGAAAATAAAATTAATTCCGAATTTTCACTTTCGCAAAATTATCCGAATCCGTTTAATCCAATTACCACAATTAAATATTCAATTCCGAAAAATGTGAAAAATGAAATTCCTAACGTACATTTAATCATTTATGATATTTTGGGCACCGAAGTTAAAACCTTAGTAAACGAAAAACAAATTCCCGGAAATTATGAAATACAATTTGACGGAAGCAAATTATCAAGCGGAGTTTACTTTTATAAAATTCAAGCTGGAACTTTTTCTGACATAAAAAAAATGATGTTAATTAAGTGA
- a CDS encoding cellulase family glycosylhydrolase: protein MRKIFLFVLIFLSLHNVYNGQTRFTKGANLTNWFQTQNIYEINFSKFTKDDFFYLKSIGCDIIRIPINFKAMVDENNNYKVDNYLLFLLDKVCDWAEELQINIIIDNHPFRKDITNENYDEILIPIWKELSKHFKNRTNLIHYEILNEPHGISNFKWNKILQNVLNEIRKIDTSHSIIIGAANFNSYKDLDSLLIFNDKNIIYTFHFYEPFLFTHQGASWINPSMEKVKNISFPYNENKMHIDNSYSKSWIQSLFKRYKIEGTEKYLYEMIDKIAEFKKKNNVKLFCGEFGVLNFNVDKNDRNYWHRIVSEYLTKNNIAWTVWDFNGDFGLFDKNQKINLELLESLNFKSVNYENQIQIGKNYKIFSDYCEKGVKPIKSANMKNITFSIEEKTEGKYSLKWKNAEKYSTITFDFSPNKNLQNFANENAVVKFSIKFSNPNTKIDLRFVDSKINSSDHAWRKNYSIESDNSNSWQKFEIPLNDFYETGCYENGKWYNPENKFDWNEIDKFEIVAEQESLMGKTILLDEIEISIPN from the coding sequence GTGAGAAAAATATTTTTATTCGTTTTAATATTTCTTTCTTTGCACAATGTATATAATGGTCAAACTCGATTTACAAAAGGTGCAAATCTTACAAATTGGTTTCAAACTCAAAATATTTATGAAATAAATTTTTCTAAATTCACCAAAGATGATTTTTTCTATTTAAAATCAATTGGCTGCGATATTATAAGAATCCCCATAAATTTTAAAGCAATGGTGGATGAAAATAATAATTACAAAGTTGATAATTATCTTTTATTTCTTCTCGATAAAGTCTGTGATTGGGCGGAAGAATTACAAATAAATATTATTATCGATAATCATCCTTTTAGGAAAGATATAACTAATGAAAATTATGATGAAATTTTAATTCCAATTTGGAAAGAACTAAGCAAACATTTTAAAAATCGTACAAATTTAATTCATTACGAAATCTTAAATGAACCGCATGGAATTTCAAATTTTAAGTGGAATAAAATTCTACAAAATGTTTTAAATGAAATTAGAAAAATTGATACTTCTCATTCAATTATTATTGGTGCAGCAAATTTCAATAGTTATAAAGATTTAGATTCTTTATTAATTTTTAATGATAAAAATATAATTTACACTTTTCATTTTTATGAACCGTTTTTGTTTACTCATCAAGGTGCAAGCTGGATAAATCCATCCATGGAAAAAGTTAAAAATATTTCATTCCCGTATAATGAAAATAAAATGCACATAGATAATTCTTACTCCAAAAGTTGGATACAAAGTTTATTTAAAAGATATAAAATAGAAGGAACTGAAAAATATTTATATGAAATGATTGATAAAATTGCTGAATTTAAAAAGAAAAATAATGTAAAATTATTTTGCGGTGAATTTGGCGTTTTGAATTTTAATGTTGATAAAAATGATAGAAATTACTGGCATAGAATTGTTTCTGAGTATTTAACAAAGAATAATATTGCTTGGACAGTTTGGGATTTTAACGGCGATTTTGGATTATTTGATAAAAATCAAAAAATAAATTTAGAACTTTTAGAATCATTGAATTTTAAATCCGTTAATTATGAAAATCAAATTCAAATTGGGAAAAATTATAAAATATTTTCTGATTACTGCGAAAAGGGAGTTAAGCCAATAAAATCAGCTAATATGAAAAATATTACTTTTTCAATTGAAGAAAAAACGGAAGGGAAATATTCATTAAAATGGAAAAATGCTGAAAAATATTCAACAATTACTTTTGATTTTTCACCTAATAAAAATTTACAAAATTTCGCAAACGAAAATGCTGTTGTAAAATTTTCAATTAAATTTAGTAATCCAAATACAAAAATTGATTTGAGATTTGTTGATTCAAAAATTAATTCTTCAGATCATGCGTGGAGAAAAAATTACTCAATAGAATCTGACAATTCAAATTCTTGGCAAAAGTTTGAAATACCATTAAATGATTTTTACGAAACTGGTTGTTATGAAAATGGGAAATGGTACAATCCTGAAAATAAATTTGATTGGAATGAAATCGATAAATTTGAAATTGTTGCAGAGCAAGAATCTTTAATGGGTAAAACAATTCTATTAGATGAAATTGAAATTTCAATCCCAAATTAA
- a CDS encoding HNH endonuclease, translated as MGGNFEHTYSNNGVLNARVLLLNQSYEPLTLCSAKKAVVLVYLRKAELIKENPKLIVRSVSTSLPWPSVIRLKTYIKIPHNNINLTRKNILRRDNHKCAYCGRGDLAFTVDHVIPKSKGGKDSWENLVAACLPCNNKKGDRTPEDAEMKLRIIPHKPNHIMFILNSISRIDENWKPYLFQ; from the coding sequence ATTGGAGGCAATTTCGAACACACATATTCAAATAATGGTGTATTAAATGCACGAGTACTTTTACTAAATCAAAGTTATGAACCGCTTACATTATGCTCCGCAAAGAAAGCTGTTGTTTTGGTTTATTTAAGAAAAGCTGAACTAATTAAAGAAAATCCCAAACTTATTGTTAGGTCTGTTTCAACATCATTGCCATGGCCAAGCGTAATTCGATTAAAAACTTATATTAAAATTCCACATAATAATATAAATCTTACCAGAAAAAATATTTTAAGAAGAGATAATCACAAATGTGCATATTGCGGAAGAGGAGATTTGGCATTTACTGTTGATCATGTAATTCCAAAATCAAAAGGTGGAAAAGATTCTTGGGAAAATTTAGTTGCCGCTTGTCTTCCATGTAATAACAAAAAAGGTGATAGAACACCCGAAGATGCTGAAATGAAATTAAGAATTATTCCTCACAAGCCAAATCATATTATGTTTATTCTAAATTCCATCAGCAGAATTGATGAAAATTGGAAACCATATTTGTTTCAATAA